DNA from Leucoraja erinacea ecotype New England chromosome 39, Leri_hhj_1, whole genome shotgun sequence:
gtagtttttattaatgTTATAGTTATTAATGTTGTGGTTATTAACGTTATAGTTATTAACGTTATAGTTATTAATGTTGTAGTTATTAATGTTATAGTTATTAATGTTGTAGTTATTAACGTTGTAGTTATTAACGTTATAGTTATTAATGTTGTAGTTATTAATGTTATAGTTATTAATGTTGTAGTTTAACGTTGTATTATTAACGTtatagttattaatgttttttattaaTGTTGTAGTTATTAACGTTATAGTTATTAATGTTGTAGTTATTAACGTTATAGTTATTAATGTTGTAGTTATTAACGTTATAGTTGTAGTTATTAACGTTATAGTTATTAATGTTGTAGTTATTAACGTTATAGTTATTAATGTTGTAGTTATTAACGTTATAGTTATTAATGTTGTAGTTATTAACGTTATACATTAATGTTGTAGTTATTAACGTTATAGTTATTAATGTTGTAGTTATTAACGTTATAGTTATTAATGTTGTAGTTATTAAAGTTATACATTAATGTTGTAGTTATTAACGTTATAGTTATTAATGTTGTAGTTATTAACGTTATAGTTATAATGTTGTTGTTATTAACGTTATAGTTATTAATGTTGTAGTTATTAACGTTATACATTAATGTTGTAGTTATTAACGTTATAGTTATTAATGTTGTAGTTATTAACGTTATAGTTATTAATGTTGTAGTTATTAAAGTTATACATTAATGTTGTAGTTATTAACGTTATAGTTATTAATGTTGTAGTTATTAACGTTATAGTTATTAATGTTGTAGTTATTAACGTTATAGttattaatgtagtttttattaatgTTGTAGTTATTGTTATAGTTATTAATGTTGtagttattattaatattataggTATTACTATCTTACTGTTGTTATTTTGAGTGTTGTAGTTATTCTTACCATTGTTATTACTAATGTTGTAGTTATTGTTATTAGCCTTGTAGTTATTATCAGTGTTATTAATACTATTGTAGTTATTGTTATTAGTCTTGTAGTTATTATTAGTGTTGCAGGTAttgctatcatagaaacatagacaataggtgcaggagtagaccattcggcccttcgagcctgcaccgccattcgatatgatcatggctgatcatccaactcagtatcccgtacctgccttctctccataccccctgatccctttagccacaagggtcacatccaactccctcttaaatatagccaatgaactggctcttatccttaaactgtgaccccttgtcctggacttccccaacatcgggaacaatcttcctgcatctcacctgtccaaccccttaagaactttgtaagtttctgtcGTACTATTGTTATTGTTAGTGTCCTAGGTATTCTTACTATTATTATTTCTGTTGTAGTTGTTGTGAGGACTGTAGTTATTCTTGCTTTTGTTATTATTAGTGTTGTAGTTATTATTATCAATAGTGTTGTAGAGGGAAggacctccccctctcttcctaagggtctcgaccattccttttctccagagatgggcggcacggtggcgcagcggtagagttgctgccttacagcgcttgcagcaccggagacccgtgttcgatcccgactacgggtgctgtctgtacggagtttgtacgttctccccgtgaccgcgtgggttttctccgagatctttggtttcctcccacactccaaagacgtacaggtttgtaggttaattggtttggtataagttgaaattgtccctagtgtgtgtgtgtgtgtaggatagtgttaatgtgtgggttcgctggtcggctcggTTAGCGAGAGGGGCTGTTTTtgagctatatctctaaaaactaaaaaagaagatgctgcctggccgctgTGTTaccccaactttttgtgtctatcatcggtttaaaccagcatccgcagttccttcctacacaccaagtAAAACAGTCAGCTTACCCAGTCTCCACTTGTAAATGAAACATCTTTTAAATggactttagataggcacatggaagtgcagggaatcgagggatatgttttggcagatgagatcagtttaatttggcatcatgttcgacacaaacatcatgggctgaaaggctggttacgtgctgtactgttcgataacGTCGCAAGCACTTTTCTGGTGGGTCATCTCCgcaccctctccagtgcaatcCTTTACTGTATCAGTATTAATAATAGTATTATAATATCACCAATCACAATTTTTAATATTGTTGATCACCAATCACAATTttttatatgtttaagaaagaactgcagatgttggaaaaatcgaaggtagacaaaaatgctggagaaactcagcggatgaagcagcatctatgatcaTTTAATCTAAATTAAACATGGCTGAAGAGGGGAGAGGAATGGATTCAATTGGCGAAATCTAGTAAAGGGCCAGCACGGGTCTGAATGGATGTAATTCGATGTTGATGTAACCCAAGACCCATGGCTATCTTGGATGTTAGCTTAATTCTTTAGGTCAATGTTAAACCAAGGTAACTTCAAGAAGAATATTCACCTACATTTTGCTTATAATTGAATTGAAAAGCAGACAATAACTTGATTAAATCAATCCATTTGTAAATACACCAAAGGACACAGCAGGTCGGGtcgcatctgtggggaacatggatgagtgatgttttgggtcgagatccttcttcagtcaccaTTGCTAAATTCCATGAGAATACTGAATTTGGTGATGATCAAAATAACCAAATCATGGAATGAATTACTTTGGAAAATTACTATTTTGATTCGGGATATATTCCAACAGGTGgctttgttttctttttaaactTCCATTCCTCATCTTTCCAGGAATTCTTAATATGATTGAGATCATTTGCAACGACCGTTTGGGGAAGAAGGTTCGTGTGAAGTGCAAGTATCCTTTTAAAGATGGGTGGTAAATGCTGTGTCCTTTTGAAATAGGATGTTGAATGTTTGTTAGTTGTTGAATGTGCATCCTTGGTGGTCCTTGTTTGCCCTATTGGTTATGCCTCTGCATCCATAGGCATAATGAgtactgctgtatctgcatgctccagtaactctgtgggttaggctgacccactgagttgcaccagcactttgtgtcctgcttctataaaccatcatctgtagttctctcctttccctctcccctgactaacctgaagaagggtctcaacctacaacgtcacccattccttcgctccagaaatgctgcatgtcccgctgagttactccagcattctgtgtctatcttctgtttaaaccagtatctgcagttccttcctacacatctgtagtttcttgtgtctacatgAATAAAATGTATTGGACAAAGTTATTGGAGTGTTAGTAATGCTTACGGATATTGCCGCCTGAACCTAATAACTTGTTGCTCAAAGGCGATTTTGCTTTTAATTCACACTTTGtgatttactcagagagtggtagctgtgtggaatgagcttccagtaaaggtggtggaggcaggttcgtttttatcatttaaaaataaattggatagttatatggatgagaagggaatggagggttatggtctgagcgcaggtatatggaactaggggagattatgtgttcggcacggactagaagggtcgagatggcctgtttccgtgctgtaattgttatatggttatacggttatttTTTAAAATACTGTTTTAGTTTCTTGTGCTGAGCTATAAAAGGCTTTTCTTTAGTCAatcatacaatgtagaaacaggccctttggcccaacttgcccatactgaccaacatgccccttctacactagtcccacctgtgtacatttggcccatatccctctaaaccccatcctagccatgtacctgtccaaatgtttcttaaacatttgtgtTTAAATATGTTAAGCATCTTAATGtttttgcattttaatttaatttacccttTGCTGACTAAACCTGAGCATCCATGGTATGCCAGTATCTGCAGCTTGAATTATTATCATATTAGTACAGGTGTGGCCTTTGTAAAGTGGAACCGAGCAAATAATATTTAATTCTTATGCCTGCTCATTGAGCATTGGGGACACCGTCAACGATAGAGATGTTAAGGAAGGTCTTAAAGCGTCAAAGAATaaagaaatgtagaatgtttAGAGCAAAGGGTTTGTTTCAGTTTTCTACCAGTGGATGAAGCAAATGTTTAAAGTGAAAGTTGCAATCAAAACAATAAAGTCTAAAGAGAGGTATATTATTGACTATGCCACAAAGATAGGTAGGTAAATGGGGGATGGTGAGGGTGAGAAGGTTGCTGGGAATACTAGGAACGCAATGAATATCTTTTTGATGAGAATTATATGGCCTGCCCCACTGAAGTGTGCAGTGAATATACACGGAGAATGTGCCAGTTCCACAGTTGTGGTGGAGAGTGAGTTTGGCACGGGTCACTTCAGTTtcagggtgtgcgtgtgtgtggcatGAGTTTGGACAGGCCAGCGATGAGTGCCGGAGGACGGATGAGTGGGCGCAACCAGGAACAAGGAGGGACCCTGTGGCGGGGGCTGCCGGGAATAAAGAGGGACCCGGCGAGGGGGGGGGACGTCGGTAACAAAGACGACCCTAGCGTGGGGGCTTCGACAACAAAGAGGAATCTAGCTTGAGGGGTTCGCCCAGAACAAAGGGGACTGTAATGAACACTAACTTTGTCTGCACTccatacgtggcgactctttgcataccttatgtatggtatgtaaaacaaagaatgTTACTGTGATACGTCACATataataataaagtatcaatcctGGTGGGAGCACATTGGAGTCCACCTTCCATTTGTGAGGAAGAAGATGTTGAGCATGATTTTAATTTTGGGGATATGAGACCCTTTTTGAGAGATGAGCAGTCATTTAAGCAGCTGATATACCATTTAACTGCTATGATAATGATCAGGCTCAAGTCCCAACAATCAACTACAGCCAAGAAATGTGTCCACGGTGTCCTAATCAAAAACCAATGATTGTATGAATAGTTCATTGTATTTGTCACCAGTTGGCAATAAATCAATTTCATTTTGAGTCAGCACTGATTTGTAAGAAAATAAAATGATAGGACTGTACTGGGGACTGATATTTTGCAGAAAATTGCTGAATTAAATCTGTTTACGTTGAAAGCAAAAAGTGACCACTTACAAGGGATAATAGATAGAATGTCACGCAGTTCAATGTGTTTTTGTTCCTTAATGTTTCACTTTTCCAGCCCTGATGATACCATTAAGGATCTGAAGAAGTTAATAGCTGCACAGACTGGGACAAAATGGGACAAGCTCGTCTTGAAAAAATGGTTTGTTCTCCTACTTGGCTTTTTGTTCCTGAACTGGAGTTGTTTTAACCTCACCTAAATATTCCATGTTTCTTTCTCTCTGCTTCCAAAACAAAACTCCCCTCAAAATTCTCCAGCCCTTTAGCTGAAGTTCAAATCAAAGTGTAATCCTGGATTGgttgaagaaaattaaaaaacaaaagttTATTTCAATTCCTTGTCCTAACTTTaacttttccaattttaggtacacCATTTTCAAGAATCACGTTCAGTTGGAGGATTGTATCCTTTGCTGTTATGAATTTACGCGAGGGGAGTGGGCGTGGGGGATGGTGGTTGAGACGAACTTTGTCAATTCTAGTACATGGCTCATAACATCTAGACCTAATTTCCTAAGAACAGTCTTGTGGTCAAAGGAAAATGTACAGCACTGTGCTGCTGTCCACCATTACCTGAGAATTCAGTAACCAATTCAACCAAATGCCCTTAACTACGTGGACACATTTTCTCAATGACCTGGAAATTGCCACAAATTTCACATTTTTCATCTTGAGAGAAGCAACTAGTGACATAGTTTTAACGCTTCTTTCTGAAGTTCTAAGTTTTATCAAAACTTTCTGAAAATTCACCTGTTTACATATCAATTGTGTTCTCCCGTCCAAGAATTAGTGATTCattttcaacaacaaaaaaaactatcTCTTAAGATTtggaattattttaaattaagtCCATTGTCatgatttacattaaaaaaaaaaaaataattggtaaGAAACAGTTCTCTGCTatgcatgtgtttaagaaggaactgcagatgctggaaaatcgaaggtacacaaaaaaagctggagaaactcagcgggtgcaacagcatctatggagcgaaggaaataggcaacgtttcgggtctgaagaagggtttcggcccgaaacgttgcctatttccttcgctccataaatgctgctgcacccgctgagtttctccagctttttctctGCTATGCATGGTTGTGTTGTTTGGTCTGTATTgtatgtgtgtttagtttagagatacagtgcagaaataggcacttcggcccaccaggtccttgccgaccaacgatccccgcacacattaacactatcctacacacactagggacaatttacacgaacaccaagccaattaacctacatacctgtacgtcttgggagtgtgggaggaaaccgaagatctcggagaaaacccagggagaacgtacgaactccgtacaggcagcacccgtagtcgggatcaaatccgggtcccctgcactgcaaacgctgtaaggcagcaactctaccgctgcgccaccgtgccgccttgtgTGTAATAGCCTTGACCAAAATTACCTTTAGATGAGATCCACGATGGAATGAACTTGGAACTATATTACCAGTGAAGTGTATTGCAGTCTGTGAAATCTGCCACAATTGACCAACAACTCATGGAGAAACAAGCTTGCGGCTTCAAAATGAACATTTCCTTTGTGCATTTCTGCACCGCACCTATAACCTTTGTTTAAGAGTGTTCTTTGTACTGTAAAACGAGTTTAACTTTTGATTTCTGATACAATTTTCCAATGTTTATTAGCAAATAAAGTGGCTAATGCGTGCGATTGAATCCCTATCTTTTTTCCCTCCCACCCTGACTATAATTTGTTTCAATCAGCACACATATTTTTGACTAGATATTGCCTTGAGCTTCCTGCCTAACTGGGTCGTGCATTTGCTACTGTTTCCATTACTTTACATCCCAACGTTTGCTGAATGAAAGGAAGAATTTGTGGAGATTGAAACTCTCCTTCATAAATTTGTTTTAATTAGATTCTTTCTTCTGCGTTTGATTTAACGAAGTTTAGAGATGGATGCTTCATTCAGTATTTTTCCCCCTGCAGGTACAAGCCTTCTGCAGGTACAAGTGAATACTAATTGACCAGTTTAAACTGGCTAATGGTTACAAAAAGTGAGAAACTAGCGGGTGCAGAAAGCTATGTGTTCGAAGGAAATAGGTTTAGGGCCCCCCCTTCTTCACGAAGCCGGCCTACCGGCTTTTCCTTCGACCATAGATTTTTATTCTCCACTATCAGAAATATTGTTCTCTGGAGGGACATCAACCgcctttaactttttttttttaaactccacaTCACCCTTAACTTCTCACTCTaccctttctcactctaacctttccctccccccctgaacgtacagccatccactcactccgcaacaacccagactgggtgatcaaacctgccgacaagggaggtgcccagggccctatccccaaactctacagatgctgcctcatccgctgagtttctctagcatttttgtctacgttctcTGGAGTGAGATTGAgttaagagttaagagtgttttattgtcccagaTAAAATTAGTAAGTAGATAAGTAagtgtattggccaagtattcacatacaaggaatttgccttggtgaacaatgaaaacaatgaaattcttacttgctgcagtacatctgctgccagacctgttgaattcctccagcacttttgtgttttactcaagattccagcatctgcagttccttgtgtctccctctcACAGTAATACATTTACTTTTAACCTTGCTTTAAAGGCCAATACATTAGCTCCATAACCTGTATTTCAATTTGAAAATTGGTTGTTATTAGCCAAGGTGCAAAGAGCTACCAATACACAACTTTGTAATAAAATAGAAACCAGTTTTGACTGAAAAGAATGAAAAACGAGTCCCTGAATTCAATTATCCCGGGCTATTTTATTGCAGAACCATTGATACATTTTCTGCAGGTGGTTTATGTTTCTTTAGTTCCAGGACACAGCTACAGAAGTTGATATGAAATGGAATTTAATATTGATCCATCTGTGATACTCTGATTTATTAGAATGCAATTTGATGGTTTTCCTTGAATCTTACTTTAACATCTTCTCTAAAACACTTGTCATCTGATTCCTCTAACTGATTGTCTTTCACGGacttaattctactcttatttccCAATTCCCTAGCATTAGGGTTTCGATCTAACCTTTCTGCTATAAGTCTTGCTTCATTGCTTTTCACATTTGCTGAAGAGATAGTCACCCAGTTTCTTTCCCCTCTTTTATTGAGATGTATTGTCCTCAATGCTCATCTTTATCTTTTGATTTGAGATCCAACTCTGCCTTGCAACTTGTGCACTGTTTTCATAGTTCTAACGATGTAGGAGGCGATCATCTTATTTACGCAAGCTatcacaatgttcccaatgttgggcgagtccagaaccggggccacagtcttagaataaaggggaggtcatttaagactgaggtgcgaaaaaactttttcacccagagagttgtgaatttatggaattccctgccacagagggcattggaggccaagtcactggatgaatttaagagagagttaggtagaggtccaggggctagtggagtcaaaggatatggagagaaggcaggcacgggttattgataggggacgatcagccatgatcacaatgaatggcggtgctggctcgaagggccgaatggcctccttctgcacctagtttctatgtttcacacatcCCATCGCCCCACTTAATTTCTGGACTTTTTACAAAATCTGGCCATTCCTTCATCAGGCGGAAGATACACACAggcttgaaaacacacaccactggacccaggaacagcttttacctcctctgtcatcaggcttccAAATGGTCCTTCCACAATTCAGGTACCAGTCTGATTCACCTTCCCCTAtcatggacattggactttttgtcTATGGAATTGGTGCCCTACGATGCTAAGAACTAGGACTAACGActtggaggccacgtcaatgtttaaggcggagatcgacagattcttgattagtacgggtggcaggggttatggggagaaggcaggagaatggggttgagagggaaagatagatcagccacgattgaatggcggagtagacttaataggCCGTAgtcgctgtcttacagcaccggatacacgggttccatcccgactatgggtgctgtctgtacggagtttgtacgttctccccgtaacctgcgtgggttttctccgagatcttcggtttcctcccacacggtttcctcccacactcaaaagacgtacaagtttgtaggttaattggcttggtgtatgtgtaaattgtccccagtgtgtgtaggatagtgttaatgtgcggggatcgcttgtcggcgcagattcggtggaccgaagggcctgttttctgcgctgtatttctaaatgaaactaaacacagATGACAAGACAGTCCCAAGATCACAATCAAAACCAGTCATCACAAACTATTAGATAGTAACAATCCCAAAATTACTCCTTGGTCTATGAATGTTCAAACTGGAAATGTTTACAATGAAGTTGGTGACTGGAGTAGATACtttgattaaccatataacaattacagcacggaaacaggccatctcggccctacaagtccgtgccgacacaattttttttcccttagtcccacctgattAACAAAGCTCTTGTACAATAAATAATGCTATGTTGTGCAATTTGGAACATTGTACACCTATAATATATCTTACCCAGTTTTTCCAATTTAAGACATTTTTGCCTAATGAATTATTTTCCCGGAACATTTTCCCTCGTAAATCAAGTAACAGCccaattaaaagaaaaaaaaagattaagcTACTTGCTACTTGTTACAGAATGTGAATAATAAATCACAGTTTCTCTGTGAGAAGTATTTCCATTGAATTATTCTGAACCGTGATgaagctggtggagttgctgcctcagctctagagtttacagcccagtggtatgaatgttgatttcttcaGGCAGTATCGgcattctctctctatccctcccccacccaagtcgcactagtttctcgttttcacccaacaaaccgctgtctgaagaatggcctcgacccaaaacgttgcctatttccttcactccatagatgctgcctcacccgctgagtttctccagcatttttgtctacctgctaataatggcctgtttatCAACAAtactttttagcatatctttaattcattgttctatacCTCTCCACATCACATCGTCTATATATCACTTGTTTCCCTTAtacataacctgcgtgggttttctctgggtgcctaggtttcctcccacactccaaagaagtacaggtttgtaggttcattagcttggtgaaattgtaaaatgtccccagtgtgtgtaggatagtattagtgtgtggggatttgttaatagtcggcgcggactcggtgggtcaaaggtcctgcttctcctctgtatctctaaacaaaactaaactgaactcttatCTGTCTCCACTTAATCCCTCTTCCTCCATTCccatcatatccatgtgcctatccagaagtctcttaaatgtcactatactCACCACCACTTCTTGCGtacaaaataaaacttgccctgcacatctctattaaactttgcccctcttaccttaaagctatgccctctagaattTCATTTTCCCACTTCAGGCAAAAAggctttgactgtctaccctctctatgcccAGCATAATTTAtgtacttctattaggtctccagCATTTCAGAGAAAGCAACTCGATTCTGATCAACTTCTCCCTTtaccttacaacccaatggtatgaacattgaattttccaactttAAGTAAcaacctccccctctcttccctctttttcctatgtttctaacccccccccaccaccacctcaatgtgcacccatttctcccacaaacatgccacactttctccccccccctccccccattcccttccgCTTA
Protein-coding regions in this window:
- the ubl5 gene encoding ubiquitin-like protein 5, which produces MIEIICNDRLGKKVRVKCNPDDTIKDLKKLIAAQTGTKWDKLVLKKWYTIFKNHVQLEDYEIHDGMNLELYYQ